The following proteins are encoded in a genomic region of Thioflexithrix psekupsensis:
- a CDS encoding BrnT family toxin yields MQYDFEWDSQKAKSNFTKHCVSFERAITVFRDPSAISIPDEEHSETEERWVTLGLDSSGSVLLVCHTFKMESIALCKIRVISARKAEKSEIMQYNE; encoded by the coding sequence ATGCAATATGATTTTGAATGGGATTCTCAAAAAGCCAAAAGCAACTTTACCAAGCATTGTGTAAGCTTTGAACGTGCAATAACAGTTTTTCGTGATCCCAGCGCAATTTCAATACCTGATGAGGAACATAGCGAAACTGAGGAAAGATGGGTTACTCTCGGCTTGGATAGTTCTGGCAGCGTACTTTTAGTTTGCCATACATTTAAAATGGAAAGTATTGCCCTGTGTAAAATCAGAGTAATTTCAGCAAGAAAGGCTGAAAAATCAGAAATTATGCAATATAACGAGTGA